A genomic window from Hippocampus zosterae strain Florida chromosome 13, ASM2543408v3, whole genome shotgun sequence includes:
- the fhip1aa gene encoding FHF complex subunit HOOK interacting protein 1A: MASMVANGNQDGPSVVLQGADPETCMIVFKNHWAQVVKILEKHDPLRSGTSASAPSLGVLGPGGGPRFGPVPGDEASAVQNYVEHMLFLLMEEDCGKAGAMGPILEFVVLENVMERLFVWSLRREFTDAMKLEQLKMYEMLVCQSRQPLLHHKPVLRPLMMLLSACSGSGGAPDVEAQLVLLLHQLCCVLAKDPSVLELFFHTSEDQGAANFLIFSLLIPFIHREGTVGQQARDALLLIMSLSAENRRVAQHVAENTFFCPVLATGLSGLYSSLPTKLEAPSDEWHCLQRDDWLRVPSLVQFLNSLEFCNAVIQIAHPDIRDQLLGYIYNGFLVPVLAPALHKLTVEEVMTTTAYLDLFLRSISEPALLQTFLSFILLHRHENVHILDTLVSRINTPFQLGIVSLALFRTLIGLHCEDVMLQLILRYLIPCNHMMLSQRRVVRERDFYSASAAKILALTPSCCSPDSSPPPLRQLESILFSKDGISVEGDPAGNSWCTIGSEIYLDVSYLHYLDDAHERIGVCMRACRVWSAAYDGEDPPPEKYKAGVLEEPAPRNPAPWGASLAMAQHPRTELPANQLELEWDDSYDACPPGTGKPKPALVSHPSAEPPKHIEEMRKSAILLVKGSYIEENEFQDDVKVYDLVAKKDTAATVAVPRKDSNSLKNGLTQKHTAENGQSPTDLGQDLLVQYEELIRTFDSDVCAKVGKCDGEAKDDAVAQDEEMDFTSFSPETPEPEKLQSLFGLPFRGSARSQSAPFTGPFISVLLSRLENMLTNSVHVNLLLTGILAQLAAYPQPLLRSFLLNTNLVFQPTVRSLYQVLATVKNQIEQLAASSKDFPELIVAAQHWLLTRDTLYREADKSNRVRGGGILKSSPPPQPRSISAERTDVFATVLFSEFLKELAALAQEHSILSYIPMEE, from the exons ATGGCCTCCATGGTCGCCAACGGAAACCAAGATGGGCCGTCCGTGGTGCTCCAAGGGGCGGATCCAGAGACATGCATGATTGTGTTCAAGAACCACTGGGCTCAG GTGgtgaaaattctggaaaaacatGACCCGTTACGCAGTGGGACTTCGGCCTCGGCGCCCTCGCTGGGTGTGCTGGGCCCGGGCGGCGGGCCGCGCTTTGGCCCCGTTCCGGGCGACGAGGCCAGCGCGGTGCAGAACTACGTGGAGCACATGCTCTTCTTGCTGATGGAGGAGGATTGCGGCAAGGCGGGCGCCATGGGGCCCATCCTGGAGTTTGTGGTGCTGGAGAACGTGATGGAGCGCCTGTTCGTGTGGAGCCTGCGCCGCGAGTTCACCGACGCCATGAAGCTGGAGCAGCTGAAGATGTACGAGATGCTGGTTTGCCAGTCTCGCCAGCCCTTGCTGCACCACAAACCGGTGTTGCGGCCGCTCATGATGCTCCTGTCGGCGTGTTCGGGCTCGGGGGGCGCGCCCGACGTGGAGGCCCAGCTGGTGCTGCTCCTGCACCAGCTCTGCTGCGTCCTGGCCAAGGACCCATCCGTGCTGGAGCTGTTCTTCCACACCAGCGAGGACCAGGGCGCCGCCAACTTCCTCATCTTCTCACTGCTCATCCCCTTCATCCACCGCGAGGGCACCGTGGGGCAGCAGGCGCGAGACGCGCTGCTACTCATCATGTCCTTGTCGGCAGAAAACCGGCGCGTGGCCCAGCACGTGGCGGAGAACACCTTCTTCTGTCCG GTTCTTGCCACGGGCCTCAGCGGTCTGTATTCATCTCTGCCTACCAAGTTGGAAGCTCCCAGTGACGAGTGGCACTGCCTGCAGAGGGACGACTGGCTCCGCGTACCCTCCTTGGTCCAGTTTCTCAATTCCCTGGAATTCTGCAATGCTGTCATCCAG ATAGCCCACCCCGATATCAGAGACCAGTTGTTGGGCTACATCTACAATGGCTTCCTCGTGCCTGTACTCGCACCCGCGCTGCATAAG CTGACTGTCGAGGAAGTGATGACCACCACAGCGTACCTGGACCTGTTCCTGAGAAGCATCAGTGAGCCGGCACTGCTACAGACCTTCCTGTCCTTCATCCTGCTGCACCGCCACGAGAACGTCCACATTTTGGACACGCTCGTCAGCCGTATCAACACACCCTTCCAG ctgGGCATCGTGTCACTGGCACTTTTCCGAACTCTCATCGGTTTGCACTGTGAAGATGTCATGTTGCAACTCATCCtcag GTACCTGATCCCGTGCAATCACATGATGCTGAGTCAGCGGCGCGTGGTGAGGGAGCGTGACTTCTACTCTGCCTCGGCGGCCAAGATCCTGGCCTTGACACCGTCCTGCTGCTCCCCCGACAGCAGCCCGCCGCCGCTCCGACAGCTCGAGTCCATACTGTTCTCCAAAG ACGGCATCTCTGTTGAGGGCGACCCGGCCGGCAACTCCTGGTGTACAATTGGCTCCGAGATTTATTTGGATGTCAGCTACCTCCACTACCTGGACGACGCCCACGAGCGCATCGGCGTCTGCATGCGGGCGTGCCGGGTGTGGTCGGCCGCGTACGACGGCGAGGACCCACCCCCGGAGAAATACAAAGCGGGTGTCCTGGAGGAGCCGGCACCCAGGAACCCAGCCCCGTGGGGGGCATCCTTGGCGATGGCGCAGCACCCCAGAACCGAACTACCGGCCAACCAGTTGGAGCTGGAGTGGGACGACAGCTACGACGCGTGCCCGCCCGGGACCGGCAAGCCCAAACCTGCGCTTGTGTCGCATCCTTCCGCCGAGCCCCCCAAGCACATCGAAGAGATGCGAAAGTCGGCAATTTTGTTGGTGAAGGGCTCCTACATCGAGGAGAACGAGTTCCAGGATGATGTCAAGGTCTACGATCTGGTAGCCAAGAAAGACACCGCAGCCACCGTGGCGGTGCCACGCAAAGACTCGAACTCCCTGAAGAACGGACTCACCCAGAAGCACACGGCCGAGAATGGTCAAAGTCCAACCGACTTGGGCCAGGACCTCCTGGTTCAGTACGAGGAGCTCATCCGGACGTTTGACAGTGACGTGTGTGCTAAAGTCGGAAAATGTGACGGAGAAGCAAAGGATGACGCCGTGGCACAAGATGAGGAAATGGATTTCACTTCCTTCTCGCCAGagacgccggaaccggagaaacTGCAGTCGCTGTTTGGGTTGCCGTTTCGCGGCTCCGCCAGGAGTCAGTCAGCACCTTTTACAG GTCCCTTTATCAGCGTCCTGCTGTCCCGCCTGGAGAACATGCTGACCAACTCGGTGCACGTCAACCTGTTGCTGACAGGCATCCTGGCACAGCTGGCTGCTTACCCTCAGCCTCTGCTGCGCTCCTTCCTCCTCAACACCAACTTGGTCTTCCAGCCCACCGTTCGCTCACTCTACCAG GTTTTGGCCACGGTGAAGAACCAGATCGAGCAGCTGGCTGCAAGCAGTAAAGACTTTCCCGAGTTGATTGTCGCCGCCCAACACTGGCTACTGACCAGGGACACCTTGTACAGAGAAGCAG ACAAAAGCAATCGAGTGCGAGGCGGCGGCATCCTGAAGAGCTCGCCCCCGCCGCAACCGAGGTCCATCTCTGCCGAGCGGACCGACGTGTTCGCCACCGTCCTCTTCAGCGAGTTCCTTAAAGAATTGGCCGCCTTGGCCCAAGAGCACTCCATCTTGTCTTACATTCCCATGGAAGAGTAA
- the sh3d19 gene encoding SH3 domain-containing protein 19 isoform X1 produces the protein MTSAVTSSEVRREQEEEHPEIHCVIHQATDHLDRSKADLLHSRQPEITIIAGEPSDDNEWFSASPVVCSSDPQSSWSAGIQPPPSDDQVIQEKTREEHIARPTAAPRQFSPCITTTCSTQTDPVREKSPGKKPQKPPRPSLFRPEGASESGPHKSQERRDSGDRYKRSVTVHWETPVQPDPSPSATTFSVPTLEPRPAPLPRIKSRKQTEANIQTLVKLEDDELPTDAVNNSSNEYLKELLDVFSPNGDQANPEKRVHGEMNSQRNIQSRIQAFESQLGPEHGSAAEPIRPQPLPRNPAKPQVSAKPPLSSRSVLVQDSQNVSRQDQTAVFKPQPAQKLAGNPMREELETLLTKGGPPQRSRPAVLTRDYSIHDEAPLLPPRMPVKPPKEPLKPNLNINNHNSASMARNNENAHIPPNPAPVKAMPPLTKRPTTIRVPSQIATESLQGDPPPLPARKPVGGRGTAAVPRQKSLPSIPTQGLLKDKRVPSLPNQRQGITKPLPPRPPAAKPGPGRPPLPSVQATKTTKGFLLPPRPVQGHRLYDKYTLPHGSAAPDSNRSHSEELSFQAANPTGKQEKGLNVQALHDFTPEGPGELGLKAGDIINMVERVDSEWYKGTCKGSTGYFPVNFVKVLSDAPPKLAPEKKPKPHSAIVTGPRCVARFDFVSDSGEELSFMESDVIRLQAYVGDEWACGQLGTASGIFPLNFVEVVEDLPSTPTWPQGMTNPNRVALPGMASHQPQAVKPAQSSVEWALAQHDFDANAEDELSFKRGDCILVTRHVDAEWSCGRLNGKEGIFPKVFVESRMGPKLPTNKLKAGEMKGRAMYEFISDCDEELSLQVGDIITNLEPINDEWFLGDLRGKRALVPKNYVQVL, from the exons ATGACATCCGCCGTCACCTCATCAG AAGTGAGGCGTGAGCAAGAAGAGGAGCATCCTGAAATTCACTGTGTTATCCACCAAGCAACAG ATCATCTTGACAGAAGCAAAGCAGATCTTTTGCATTCCAG GCAACCAGAGATCACTATCATCGCCGGGGAACCTTCGGATGACAACGAATGGTTCTCAGCATCGCCCGTGGTTTGTTCTTCCGACCCTCAATCCAGCTGGTCCGCGGGCATCCAG CCCCCACCGTCCGATGACCAGGTGATTCAAGAAAAGACCCGAGAGGAGCACATTGCTCGGCCCACCGCGGCTCCCCGACAGTTTTCTCCCTGTATCACCACGACCTGCTCCACACAGACTGACCCCGTCAGGGAAAAATCACCCG GTAAAAAGCCGCAAAAACCGCCTAGACCATCCTTGTTCAGACCTGAAGGTGCTTCTGAAAGTGGTCCACACAAGTCACAAGAAAGACGGGACTCAGGAGATCGGTACAAAAGATCAGTCACGGTCCACTGGGAAACACCTGTGCAACCTGACCCAAGCCCTAGTGCGACAACTTTTAGTGTTCCCACCTTAGAACCCAGACCTGCCCCGCTTCCTCGCATAAAATCCAGAAAACAGACCGAAGCTAACATTCAGACATTGGTCAAACTTGAAGATGATGAGCTCCCCACAGATGCTGTTAACAATTCCTCAAATGAGTATCTGAAGGAGCTGCTGGACGTCTTTAGTCCGAACGGAGACCAAGCAAATCCGGAGAAACGAGTTCATGGTGAGATGAACAGTCAGCGAAACATCCAGTCCAGGATCCAGGCCTTTGAGAGCCAGCTCGGCCCAGAGCACGGGAGTGCCGCCGAGCCGATCAGACCACAGCCTCTTCCTAGAAATCCGGCAAAGCCACAGGTGTCCGCTAAACCTCCACTATCTTCCAGATCTGTATTGGTTCAGGACAGTCAAAATGTATCAAGGCAGGATCAGACAGCCGTTTTCAAACCTCAGCCGGCCCAGAAACTTGCTGGAAATCCCATGCGAGAAGAATTGGAGACCCTGCTCACAAAGGGCGGACCCCCGCAGCGCTCACGCCCGGCAGTATTAACCAGGGATTACAGCATCCATGACGAGGCGCCACTCTTGCCACCGAGAATGCCAGTGAAGCCACCAAAGGAACCACTGAAGCCCAACCTCAACATCAACAACCACAACTCCGCCTCCATGGCGAGGAATAACGAAAATGCCCACATTCCACCAA ATCCGGCTCCTGTCAAGGCGATGCCACCTTTAACAAAAAGGCCCACCACTATCAGAGTCCCTAGCCAAATTG CCACAGAGAGTCTTCAAGGCGATCCTCCTCCACTTCCTGCTCGGAAACCTGTCGGCGGTCGAGGCACCGCAGCCGTTCCCAGGCAAAAATCCTTACCCAGCATCCCAACTCAG GGGTTATTAAAGGACAAGAGGGTTCCATCGCTACCAAATCA GCGGCAAGGCATCACAAAACCGCTTCCGCCACGCCCACCTGCGGCTAAACCTGGTCCTGGACGACCGCCGCTACCCAGCGTGCAGGCCACCAAGACCACCAAAGGGTTCCTCCTGCCTCCCAGACCTGTCCAGGGCCATCGCCTCTATGACAAATACACT CTTCCGCATGGATCCGCCGCCCCGGACTCTAACAGGAGCCACAGCGAAGAACTATCATTCCAG GCTGCAAATCCAACCGGCAAGCAAGAAAAAGGATTAAACGTTCAAGCCTTGCATGACTTCACTCCAG AGGGTCCAGGAGAGCTGGGCTTGAAGGCCGGTGACATCATCAACATGGTGGAGCGCGTGGACAGTGAATGGTACAAAGGGACTTGTAAAGGATCCACTGGTTACTTCCCAGTTAACTTCGTCAAAGTGCTG TCGGATGCACCACCAAAACTTGCTCCCGAGAAGAAACCAAAGCCACATTCTGCTATAGTCAC tggtccCAGATGTGTGGCAAGGTTTGATTTTGTGAGCGACAGTGGGGAGGAGTTGTCGTTCATGGAGAGCGACGTGATCCGGCTACAAGCCTACGTTGGCGATGAGTGGGCCTGCGGGCAGTTGGGCACCGCTTCCGGAATTTTCCCTCTCAATTTTGTGGAAGTCGTTGAAGATCTGCCGTCAACGCCCACTTGGCCCCAGGGTATGACGAATCCCAACAGGGTCGCATTACCAG GCATGGCCAGTCATCAGCCACAAGCTGTCAAACCAGCTCAG TCCTCTGTAGAGTGGGCACTGGCTCAACATGATTTTGATGCCAATGCGGAGGATGAGCTGTCTTTCAAGCGGGGCGACTGCATTCTTGTCACCAGGCATGTCGACGCCGAATGGAGCTGCGGAAGACTCAACGGCAAAGAAGGAATCTTTCCCAAGGTTTTTGTGGAGAGTCGCATGG GTCCAAAGTTGCCAACTAACAAGTTGAAAGCTGGTGAAATGAAGGGAAGGGCCATGTACGAATTCATTTCAGACTGCGATGAGGAGCTCTCTTTGCAG GTCGGGGACATCATCACCAACCTGGAGCCAATCAACGATGAATGGTTCCTGGGTGACTTGAGGGGCAAACGGGCCTTAGTGCCTAAAAACTACGTTCAAGTGCTCTGA
- the sh3d19 gene encoding SH3 domain-containing protein 19 isoform X2, whose protein sequence is MTSAVTSSEVRREQEEEHPEIHCVIHQATDHLDRSKADLLHSRQPEITIIAGEPSDDNEWFSASPVVCSSDPQSSWSAGIQVIQEKTREEHIARPTAAPRQFSPCITTTCSTQTDPVREKSPGKKPQKPPRPSLFRPEGASESGPHKSQERRDSGDRYKRSVTVHWETPVQPDPSPSATTFSVPTLEPRPAPLPRIKSRKQTEANIQTLVKLEDDELPTDAVNNSSNEYLKELLDVFSPNGDQANPEKRVHGEMNSQRNIQSRIQAFESQLGPEHGSAAEPIRPQPLPRNPAKPQVSAKPPLSSRSVLVQDSQNVSRQDQTAVFKPQPAQKLAGNPMREELETLLTKGGPPQRSRPAVLTRDYSIHDEAPLLPPRMPVKPPKEPLKPNLNINNHNSASMARNNENAHIPPNPAPVKAMPPLTKRPTTIRVPSQIATESLQGDPPPLPARKPVGGRGTAAVPRQKSLPSIPTQGLLKDKRVPSLPNQRQGITKPLPPRPPAAKPGPGRPPLPSVQATKTTKGFLLPPRPVQGHRLYDKYTLPHGSAAPDSNRSHSEELSFQAANPTGKQEKGLNVQALHDFTPEGPGELGLKAGDIINMVERVDSEWYKGTCKGSTGYFPVNFVKVLSDAPPKLAPEKKPKPHSAIVTGPRCVARFDFVSDSGEELSFMESDVIRLQAYVGDEWACGQLGTASGIFPLNFVEVVEDLPSTPTWPQGMTNPNRVALPGMASHQPQAVKPAQSSVEWALAQHDFDANAEDELSFKRGDCILVTRHVDAEWSCGRLNGKEGIFPKVFVESRMGPKLPTNKLKAGEMKGRAMYEFISDCDEELSLQVGDIITNLEPINDEWFLGDLRGKRALVPKNYVQVL, encoded by the exons ATGACATCCGCCGTCACCTCATCAG AAGTGAGGCGTGAGCAAGAAGAGGAGCATCCTGAAATTCACTGTGTTATCCACCAAGCAACAG ATCATCTTGACAGAAGCAAAGCAGATCTTTTGCATTCCAG GCAACCAGAGATCACTATCATCGCCGGGGAACCTTCGGATGACAACGAATGGTTCTCAGCATCGCCCGTGGTTTGTTCTTCCGACCCTCAATCCAGCTGGTCCGCGGGCATCCAG GTGATTCAAGAAAAGACCCGAGAGGAGCACATTGCTCGGCCCACCGCGGCTCCCCGACAGTTTTCTCCCTGTATCACCACGACCTGCTCCACACAGACTGACCCCGTCAGGGAAAAATCACCCG GTAAAAAGCCGCAAAAACCGCCTAGACCATCCTTGTTCAGACCTGAAGGTGCTTCTGAAAGTGGTCCACACAAGTCACAAGAAAGACGGGACTCAGGAGATCGGTACAAAAGATCAGTCACGGTCCACTGGGAAACACCTGTGCAACCTGACCCAAGCCCTAGTGCGACAACTTTTAGTGTTCCCACCTTAGAACCCAGACCTGCCCCGCTTCCTCGCATAAAATCCAGAAAACAGACCGAAGCTAACATTCAGACATTGGTCAAACTTGAAGATGATGAGCTCCCCACAGATGCTGTTAACAATTCCTCAAATGAGTATCTGAAGGAGCTGCTGGACGTCTTTAGTCCGAACGGAGACCAAGCAAATCCGGAGAAACGAGTTCATGGTGAGATGAACAGTCAGCGAAACATCCAGTCCAGGATCCAGGCCTTTGAGAGCCAGCTCGGCCCAGAGCACGGGAGTGCCGCCGAGCCGATCAGACCACAGCCTCTTCCTAGAAATCCGGCAAAGCCACAGGTGTCCGCTAAACCTCCACTATCTTCCAGATCTGTATTGGTTCAGGACAGTCAAAATGTATCAAGGCAGGATCAGACAGCCGTTTTCAAACCTCAGCCGGCCCAGAAACTTGCTGGAAATCCCATGCGAGAAGAATTGGAGACCCTGCTCACAAAGGGCGGACCCCCGCAGCGCTCACGCCCGGCAGTATTAACCAGGGATTACAGCATCCATGACGAGGCGCCACTCTTGCCACCGAGAATGCCAGTGAAGCCACCAAAGGAACCACTGAAGCCCAACCTCAACATCAACAACCACAACTCCGCCTCCATGGCGAGGAATAACGAAAATGCCCACATTCCACCAA ATCCGGCTCCTGTCAAGGCGATGCCACCTTTAACAAAAAGGCCCACCACTATCAGAGTCCCTAGCCAAATTG CCACAGAGAGTCTTCAAGGCGATCCTCCTCCACTTCCTGCTCGGAAACCTGTCGGCGGTCGAGGCACCGCAGCCGTTCCCAGGCAAAAATCCTTACCCAGCATCCCAACTCAG GGGTTATTAAAGGACAAGAGGGTTCCATCGCTACCAAATCA GCGGCAAGGCATCACAAAACCGCTTCCGCCACGCCCACCTGCGGCTAAACCTGGTCCTGGACGACCGCCGCTACCCAGCGTGCAGGCCACCAAGACCACCAAAGGGTTCCTCCTGCCTCCCAGACCTGTCCAGGGCCATCGCCTCTATGACAAATACACT CTTCCGCATGGATCCGCCGCCCCGGACTCTAACAGGAGCCACAGCGAAGAACTATCATTCCAG GCTGCAAATCCAACCGGCAAGCAAGAAAAAGGATTAAACGTTCAAGCCTTGCATGACTTCACTCCAG AGGGTCCAGGAGAGCTGGGCTTGAAGGCCGGTGACATCATCAACATGGTGGAGCGCGTGGACAGTGAATGGTACAAAGGGACTTGTAAAGGATCCACTGGTTACTTCCCAGTTAACTTCGTCAAAGTGCTG TCGGATGCACCACCAAAACTTGCTCCCGAGAAGAAACCAAAGCCACATTCTGCTATAGTCAC tggtccCAGATGTGTGGCAAGGTTTGATTTTGTGAGCGACAGTGGGGAGGAGTTGTCGTTCATGGAGAGCGACGTGATCCGGCTACAAGCCTACGTTGGCGATGAGTGGGCCTGCGGGCAGTTGGGCACCGCTTCCGGAATTTTCCCTCTCAATTTTGTGGAAGTCGTTGAAGATCTGCCGTCAACGCCCACTTGGCCCCAGGGTATGACGAATCCCAACAGGGTCGCATTACCAG GCATGGCCAGTCATCAGCCACAAGCTGTCAAACCAGCTCAG TCCTCTGTAGAGTGGGCACTGGCTCAACATGATTTTGATGCCAATGCGGAGGATGAGCTGTCTTTCAAGCGGGGCGACTGCATTCTTGTCACCAGGCATGTCGACGCCGAATGGAGCTGCGGAAGACTCAACGGCAAAGAAGGAATCTTTCCCAAGGTTTTTGTGGAGAGTCGCATGG GTCCAAAGTTGCCAACTAACAAGTTGAAAGCTGGTGAAATGAAGGGAAGGGCCATGTACGAATTCATTTCAGACTGCGATGAGGAGCTCTCTTTGCAG GTCGGGGACATCATCACCAACCTGGAGCCAATCAACGATGAATGGTTCCTGGGTGACTTGAGGGGCAAACGGGCCTTAGTGCCTAAAAACTACGTTCAAGTGCTCTGA